The Rosa rugosa chromosome 1, drRosRugo1.1, whole genome shotgun sequence genomic sequence GGTGGATGATGGATCTGCAAATGAGTCTTCCTATTTCATACACTCATCATCAATAGAGACATTAATAGATTCCATAACAACTCGAGTTCTTTTATTGTAGACTCTATAAGCCCTACTGTTAATGGAATACCCAAGAAATACACCATCATCACTTCTAGCATCAAACTTACCAAGATGCTCTCTATCTCGTAAAATGTAGCATGGACTTCCAAAGACATAAAAGTGTCCTACATTTGGATTCTTACCTTTCCACAACTCATAAGCTGTTTGATATGTACCTGGTCTTAAGAAGACTCTATTGATTGTATAACATGCAGTACTTATAGCCTCAGCGCAAAAGTGTGTACTTAAACCTGTAGCATGCAGCATAACTCGAGCCATGTCCAGCAACACCCTATTTTTTCTTTCCACAATGCCATTTTGCTAAGGAGTGATTGGAGCTGAGAACTCATGTGATACACCAAGCTCATGAAAATAGTTAGCAAAAGCAGTATTTTAAAATTCTGTACCATTATCTGACCTTACTCTGACCATGCAATTGCTGAATGACTTCTTTTCAATTATCAGTTTTTGACTCAAGTTCTTAAATGACTCAAAGGTTTCTGCTTTGTCTTTTAAGAAATTGACCCATGTATATCGGGAGAAGTCATCCACAACTACTAACATATAAATCTTACCTCCAATACTTTCAGACCAAGCTGGTCCCATTAAATCCATGTGTAACAGTTCCAAAGTTTTTGTGGTTGTTGCTAAGTTCACCACCTTGTGAGGTGCCTTGGTTTGCTTTCCAATTTTGCATTCGCCACACATCTTGTCAGTCTTGCCATTCAGATTTGGCAGGCCTCTGACACATTGCTTGTAAGATAGCTTCAGCAACTCCTGATAGTTCACATGTCCCATTCTTCTGTGCCAAAGCTCAAAAGTCTCCTCAGTGGATCTCACAGACAAACATGACTGCAAGCTGAAAGATTCATTAGATCGAATGTGATTGCAGTTATCAAAAGATCTCTTACCTCCCATAATACCTTCTCTTTTCTAATTTAGCACCAAGCACCTCTGTTTGTTGAACCACACATCTTCATAGTCATCAGCCAAATGGCTAACGCTGATTAGATTTGCAGTTAATCCTTCAACATATAAAACATTTTTGAGATTAGGTATACCTGGAGTGTTGACTGTGCCCCGAGCTAGAATGCTTGCTTTTCGTCCATCTCCAAAAGTGACAGAACCAGTCGTGTTTTCCTCCTCAAAGGAGACAAACCAGACTTTGTCTCCAGTCATATGTCTAGAACACCCACTATCAACATACCAAAAATCTTGTCGCTTGTCCGCCAAGGCAGTTAGAGATACCAAGCATGTTGCCTCAATATGATTAGTTTGCTGAGCTGTACTTACACGAGTTAAGAGACATGTAGCATCAGTTTCATTAGACAGAGCTAGAAGACAATTACTTGCACTTTTCTTGGTCCAGACAGGTTTTCCACTTCTAGTTTGGACGTCCTTTTTAGAAAACATTTCAGTTAGTTTAAAAATGAGTTCCTTCTGTTCTCTAAGTTCATACTGTAGAGATTCAACAGTGCATTTTTCTTGAGAAGCATTTGAATTTAACCATCTTTCATTGCACCTAGGTCTGATATGTCCTATCTTACCACAATGATGACAAGTTGGAATAAAGGTTCTAGAGTTTGGATACCTGTCTTGACCAGTGGAAGTCTCTTGGTCAACCTTTACCTGTGTTGGTTGGCCTGCCGATAAGTCTTTGAGCATTGTGACGTGGTCATCAACATAGGCTTCCTTCTTTTTTGCAATTTGCCTCGATGCTCTTACGAACTTAGTAGTTTTGGAGTTCTTTCCAGTGTATCCTAGTCCACAGGTGTCATGAGGATCTCTTCCTGACCCAAGTAATTTTGACATAGTCCCAGAGCTGACTTCAAACTTAGTGAATTTTTCTTGAGTTGATTTTAACTCCTCTTGCAGGGACTCGTTTTTAGTCAACAGATCCAAGTTTAAGGCTTGTTGTCCCCTGACGTCCAGTTCCAATATTTTGATTCTGTTGAAGCATTCAGTCTTTTCAGCCTTCCAAGTTGAAGAACCTTGGTCACCTTGTAAGTCAGCCAATTCACTCATAAGCTTGTTTCTTTCTTGTTCCCACACAGACTGTGAAGTTTCCAACAAATgctccattttttctttttcagtccTCAGAACTTCAATTTCCTTTTCCAAACTTAAGTTTCTGAGTAACGTGGCCTTAGAAGCCTTGTAGAGTTGTTTGCAGCGGATATTTGTTTCATCATCAGAGAAAGCCTCATCACTATCAGAATCAGGTAGAAGTGATGACACAAAGGCCACATATTCCACTTCTATAGACTCATGATCGCTCCATGTAGAAAGAAGAGATTTATTGTTGCTATTCCCATGCTTCTTGTTGCCACAGTCAGTAGAAATATGACCGTAGCCACCGCATTCATAGCACTTAGTTTTCCCTGAATGAGCTCCCTTGAAACCTCCTTTCCCATTCTTTCCATTGTAGTCACTGCTGCTACTACTGCCATTATAAGAGTTTTTCCTAGGAACAGAATTCCTAGACGAGTTCTTGCTTTTGAGAAATCTTTTAAATTCTTTTGTCAAAAGAGCAAGATCTagtgtttcttcttcctcctctattCCTTTCACTACCTTGAAAGCTACacttttgttcttcttctcaAGTTTCAACCTCATCTCATATGTTTTGAGATTCCCAATGAGCTCATCGAGGGGATATACATCAATGTCAAACGAGTCCTCAATACTGGTAATCTTGGAGTGAAACTTTCAGGCAAGGCTCTCAGTATCTTCTTGACTAGTTTGTCATCTTCTAACGGTGTTCCCAAGCTACGACACTGACCAGCAATTTTCAGAATTCTTCCATGAAAATCATCTACTGTCTCATCATCCCCCATAGCCATGGTTTCAAACTCATAGATCAGACTCTGCAGTTTTTGAGCTCGTACATTTTTGTTACCTTCATAGGTTGTCTGAAGGAGATCCCAAGCTTGCTTGGCAGTATCACAGTGACTGATCCTCAGTTTTTCTCGTTCAGATAGAGCTGTGAATATGCTATTCTTTGCCTTGAAGTCCGCTTGAAGATCACGTACCTCTTCATCTGTCCAATCTTTTCTTGGCTTTTGGATGCTTGTGGAAGATCCTTCACTTTTACTTGACACCACCGGTGCCTTCCATCCGTTTCCGACAATGTTCCATACATGCTCGTCTTGTGCAAAAAGGTAAGATTTCATGTATATCTTCCATTGTGTGTACTTTTCACATCCTCCATCAAACCATGGAGGACTGTTGATGGATCCTCCTGCAGCCCTATCACGCGAGTGTTCCATTTCTCCTGGGATCACTAGAAAgttctagaacccgctctgatgccaattgaAAACACTAAATGGAACAAAATAGATAATTACGAAAAATCAACACAAGTATTGCTAAtgcagtgtaaacctcaccactgaggaaacaTCACTGCGAGGCGTTTTATGTAGCCCACACACAAGAAAAATCCACTATGAAATCAAGTTCTTACAACACACAAGTTCTGGTGTTCAACACAACCACTTTACAAGCATCACAGCTAACTTGTTTACAATTTGAAGACCCTATTCTACACAAGAATGACACAGCCTATTGTAGTTGTCAAGAACTGAAATTCTGGATCTTCTTGTGAAACAGATGCCTCACTGATCTTGAATGATATGCATGCAGTGAGGGTAGTGAGCAATATCAAATACCATAAACAATGAGAGTTTTTTCAAAACAATTTGCAAGAACTATTTCTCACACAAACGAAACACTTTTTAATCAAAAACTCTCTTTGTAAAAtgcagtttcaaaaccttttatagaggagcaagactccccctcaatcaaatctcttTTTGCACCACAGAATAAGATATGTATGTAAAGGTTTTAAAACTGAAATCAAATCTTCCTATTTTTGTGCATATCCGATCTCCATCTAATATGCATGTCGAAAACCTTTTAATGAAGATAAGCATATCAGATCAATCTATCCGATATGCAAATCAATTTAAATCATGTAAAATGATATGAAATGAATCCCACCTTTAACCCAAGATCAGTGATAGTGattctccttgatttcctcttggtGATCCGATTCTGCAAATTTCTTCTATTGCCTTGAGCCACCAGAAAAGCAAGAGAAATATCTCCTAAACTTGTGCAGCCTCTGATCTCCTAGTGACTTTGGGaaagtcatgtgttgaatggtaataacccaatatacttacaattCGTTTGGGTGATCTCAACAAAGATGATTCTCGTATCTGGCCAAGAGAGAAAGCGGGTAATTATAAGGTCAAATCTGGCTACCATTGTTTATCCTCCATGCTTGTAGCTCCCGAGGTCAGTAAGCCTTCTTCTTCTCACCTTATTGATGGTAAAGTTTGGAAAGTGATATGGAAATCTGGACTCATCCCAAAAATCTCAAACTTCCTCTCGAGAGCTATTTCTAATGCTCTCCCTTGCTTCTGGAATCTGTTTAAGAGGAAAGTCATTCCATCTCCTCTTTGTAGCCTCTGTGGTCAGTACCCAGAAACAATTGAGGAAAGTTCCATTGAGCCAAACGGGTTTGGTTTGGCTGCCCACTCGGTTATCGTCCAAGACTTGAGCAAATCTCCTCTATTGATTGTTGGCTTCTAAATACCATTGAGGAAAGTTCAAAACTGGTTGATGATACCTCAAGCTTCTTGGAGCTGTTgggtttcattttctttgaaatttGGAAAATGAGATGTACTGCTATCTACAAGAATGGCATTGTAAATCCGGATGTAGTCATCTCAAATGACAACTTCAGTTCTTTGGAATGGGCAAATGTTAAGTTGGTGAATGATTCCCCAACCTCTACTCGAGTGTCGAGTAGCAACATTACTACTTGGAAGCCTCCACCTGAGAATTTTACCAAGATAAACTCTGACGGAGCTTGGGATCCCATGACAAAAAATGGAGGCACTGGTACAATTTTGAGAGATCACAGTGGGCATTTCCTTGCTGGGGGCAGCTATTTCAACACCTACAATCCAGCCATTGAGTCTGAGGCTATGGCTTTAATTCAAGGGTGTTTCCTGGCAGCAAGATTAAACAAGCTAAATGTCATTTGTGAATGTGATTGCAAGGATTTGGTGGAGTTTGTTAACAACCAAGACTGTGGTGAGAGTTGGAGACTAAATCCTTTTTTGGAAGACCTTCTCAGGTTTAAATCTCTTTTCAGTAACTTCACCTGCACTTGGACTCCCCGTGAAGCTAACCG encodes the following:
- the LOC133725835 gene encoding uncharacterized protein LOC133725835, translating into MRCTAIYKNGIVNPDVVISNDNFSSLEWANVKLVNDSPTSTRVSSSNITTWKPPPENFTKINSDGAWDPMTKNGGTGTILRDHSGHFLAGGSYFNTYNPAIESEAMALIQGCFLAARLNKLNVICECDCKDLVEFVNNQDCGESWRLNPFLEDLLRFKSLFSNFTCTWTPREANRSADAAAKLAKQRLLSQEWMNYPPASLVSTLRCDVQPCPQTE